The following are encoded together in the Bacillus sp. NP157 genome:
- a CDS encoding copper resistance protein B: MRRYILALVVLLPLASTAQEMQGMDHAAMHHDAPAAADPPPASGHDMHDMTMGPMQGGSAPADARSPDWSDGVAPSSMHGMDMMDMDDTAPNAQLLVDRLESFAGQGGQGQSWEVEGGYGNDTDKLWFRSEGEREGGRPHEGDAELFWNHAIATFWDTQLGVRSDFGEGPKRQWAAFGVQGLAPYWFELEATAYVGQSGRTAARVRAEYELRITQRLILQPELEANAYGKDDENRALRAGLSSLEGGLRLRYEFTRSFAPYVGVAWEHLTAGTADLAREQGRRITERRWVAGVRLWF; this comes from the coding sequence GTGAGGCGCTACATCCTGGCGCTCGTCGTCCTGCTTCCGCTGGCGTCCACGGCGCAGGAGATGCAGGGCATGGACCATGCGGCCATGCATCACGATGCGCCGGCCGCTGCCGACCCGCCGCCGGCTTCCGGACACGACATGCACGACATGACGATGGGTCCGATGCAGGGCGGTAGCGCGCCTGCGGATGCGCGCAGCCCCGACTGGTCCGATGGCGTGGCGCCGTCGTCGATGCACGGCATGGACATGATGGACATGGACGACACCGCACCGAACGCGCAGCTGCTGGTCGACCGGCTGGAAAGCTTCGCCGGGCAGGGTGGCCAAGGCCAGTCCTGGGAGGTGGAAGGCGGCTACGGCAACGACACCGACAAACTGTGGTTCCGCAGCGAAGGCGAGCGCGAGGGCGGCCGGCCGCACGAGGGCGACGCGGAGCTGTTCTGGAACCATGCGATCGCGACCTTCTGGGATACCCAGCTGGGCGTGCGCAGCGACTTTGGCGAGGGGCCGAAACGCCAGTGGGCGGCCTTCGGCGTGCAGGGACTGGCACCGTACTGGTTCGAGCTGGAAGCCACTGCCTACGTAGGCCAGTCCGGCCGCACGGCAGCACGCGTTCGCGCCGAGTACGAGCTACGGATCACCCAGCGGCTGATCCTGCAGCCCGAGCTCGAGGCCAATGCTTACGGCAAGGATGATGAAAACCGTGCGCTGCGCGCCGGGTTGTCCTCGCTCGAGGGAGGCCTGCGCCTGCGCTATGAATTCACCCGCTCGTTCGCGCCCTATGTCGGCGTGGCGTGGGAACACCTCACGGCAGGCACCGCCGACCTCGCCCGCGAGCAGGGCCGGCGGATCACCGAGCGGCGCTGGGTGGCGGGCGTCCGTCTCTGGTTCTAG
- a CDS encoding alpha-L-fucosidase, which translates to MNRREFAKALALASVVGKGLLPATNAFAQAPKMQRGVAVDPAKLRDLQQAFLELRFGMFIHLNMATFEEREWGDPTLSPTLFNPRHLDPAQWAKAAKSAGMGYACLTTKHHDGFCLWPTKTGSANVMQSSYPRDVVRAYVDAFRKAGLKVCLYFSILDLRQDIRARTVTPAKIALIKAQITELLTHYGPLTALILDGWNASWSRISYAELPYREIYDLVKSLQPDCLLTDHNAGSYPGTALYYTDIKQYEQHAGQKIPPDSPVPSQSGTTLQSDWFWKSTYPTSELAAARTIVDEWLVPFNANHCNLILNVAPNRDGRFDDNAVARLAEIGRLWKPGPVAPIARQVTITTPDLAAGKPAWASASDEAVGPDLAFDDNFRTYWLADRGKAEGWIEVRFDAPVAFNTLAIVEPVHDADYGATSRITAYKVQAEQGGAWVDLASGGTPLAYQFHEVPRTTASRVRLWVQGRQPGITEFALYDEPDFTPR; encoded by the coding sequence TTGAATCGTCGGGAATTCGCGAAAGCGCTGGCGCTTGCCAGCGTCGTGGGGAAGGGACTGTTGCCGGCGACGAACGCCTTCGCGCAGGCACCAAAGATGCAACGTGGCGTGGCGGTGGATCCAGCGAAACTGCGCGACCTGCAGCAAGCCTTCCTCGAACTGCGCTTCGGCATGTTCATCCACCTCAACATGGCGACGTTCGAAGAGCGCGAATGGGGCGATCCCACGCTGTCGCCGACGTTGTTCAATCCCCGGCACCTCGATCCCGCGCAGTGGGCGAAGGCGGCGAAGTCGGCGGGCATGGGCTATGCGTGCCTGACCACCAAGCACCACGATGGCTTCTGCCTGTGGCCGACGAAGACCGGTAGCGCGAACGTGATGCAGTCGTCGTATCCACGCGACGTGGTGCGAGCGTACGTGGATGCCTTCCGCAAGGCGGGGCTGAAGGTCTGCCTGTATTTCTCGATCCTCGACCTGCGCCAGGACATTCGCGCGCGCACCGTCACTCCTGCGAAGATCGCGCTGATCAAGGCGCAGATCACCGAGCTGCTGACCCACTACGGACCGCTGACGGCGCTGATCCTCGACGGGTGGAACGCATCGTGGTCGCGCATCTCGTACGCCGAGTTGCCCTATCGCGAGATCTACGACCTGGTCAAATCGCTGCAGCCCGACTGCCTGCTCACCGACCACAACGCCGGCAGCTATCCGGGCACGGCGCTCTACTACACCGACATCAAGCAATACGAACAACACGCCGGGCAGAAGATCCCGCCCGACAGTCCCGTGCCCTCGCAGTCCGGCACCACGCTGCAAAGCGACTGGTTCTGGAAGTCCACCTATCCGACCTCCGAACTCGCCGCGGCGCGGACCATCGTCGACGAGTGGCTGGTGCCGTTCAACGCGAACCACTGCAACCTGATCCTCAATGTCGCGCCGAACCGCGACGGCCGCTTCGACGACAACGCCGTGGCCCGGCTCGCCGAGATCGGCCGGCTGTGGAAGCCCGGCCCGGTGGCGCCGATCGCACGTCAGGTGACGATCACCACGCCCGACCTCGCGGCCGGCAAGCCGGCATGGGCCAGCGCAAGCGACGAAGCGGTCGGGCCCGACCTCGCCTTCGACGACAACTTCCGCACCTACTGGCTCGCCGACCGTGGCAAGGCCGAAGGCTGGATCGAAGTGCGCTTCGACGCGCCCGTGGCCTTCAACACGCTGGCGATCGTCGAGCCCGTCCATGACGCCGACTACGGTGCCACCAGCCGGATCACCGCCTACAAGGTGCAGGCGGAGCAGGGCGGGGCATGGGTCGATCTCGCCAGCGGCGGCACCCCGCTCGCATATCAGTTCCATGAAGTGCCGCGGACCACCGCGTCGCGGGTGCGCCTGTGGGTGCAGGGCCGCCAGCCGGGCATCACCGAATTCGCCCTCTACGATGAGCCAGACTTCACGCCACGATAA
- a CDS encoding copper resistance system multicopper oxidase, producing MPGPRSLPFDRSRRRFVQGLAVAGVGLATGVVRPARAEANMPRAAVLQGPALRLAVHEASVDFTGRARRAVTVDGSVPGSTLRWREGDAVSIQVDNRMDTATSLHWHGLVVPADQDGVPGLSFDGIPARSSFTYRFQARQAGTYWYHAHSRFQEQSGLYGAIVVEPAGGERYPADREHVILISDWTDEDPERVYAKLRTRPDIYNRGQPTLVDFLRDARAKGFHDAVAMRRMWNQMRMNPTDLADVSAATYTYLVNGTAPAGNWTGQFTPGERVRLRLVNGSSNSIFDLRIPGLRMQVVAADGQDVVPVDVDEIRLSAAETYDVIVMPGEDRAYTLFAQSIDRSGYARATLAPRVGMQADVPALDPRPRLAMRDMMGAMADDAGDGAGMAMANHARSEYGASVDMRVDMPRTNLDDPGVGLRERTHRVLTYADLHTVGGALDTREPSRTIELHLTGNMERFSWSFDGLKYSQAKPVHFRKGERLRVTLVNDTMMNHPIHLHGMWSEVENADGEFQVRKHTVNVQPAQQVSYAVNADNPGRWAFHCHMLYHMEAGMFREVVVS from the coding sequence ATGCCTGGCCCACGCTCCCTCCCGTTCGACCGCTCGCGACGCCGCTTCGTCCAGGGCCTGGCCGTGGCCGGCGTGGGCCTTGCCACCGGCGTCGTGCGCCCGGCACGCGCGGAGGCCAACATGCCCCGTGCGGCTGTCCTGCAGGGCCCGGCGCTGCGGCTTGCCGTGCACGAGGCCAGCGTGGACTTCACCGGCCGTGCGCGCCGCGCGGTCACCGTGGACGGCAGCGTGCCGGGCTCCACGCTGCGCTGGCGCGAGGGCGATGCGGTGAGCATCCAGGTCGACAACCGGATGGACACGGCGACCTCGCTGCACTGGCATGGCCTGGTCGTGCCGGCCGACCAGGATGGCGTGCCGGGGCTGAGTTTCGACGGCATCCCCGCGCGGTCGAGCTTCACCTATCGTTTCCAGGCACGACAGGCCGGGACGTACTGGTACCACGCGCACAGTCGCTTCCAGGAACAATCCGGCCTCTATGGCGCCATCGTCGTCGAACCTGCCGGCGGCGAACGCTATCCCGCGGATCGCGAGCACGTGATCCTCATCAGCGACTGGACCGACGAAGACCCCGAGCGGGTCTACGCGAAGTTGCGCACCCGCCCGGATATCTACAACCGTGGCCAGCCGACGCTGGTCGACTTCCTCCGCGATGCGCGCGCGAAAGGCTTCCACGACGCCGTGGCCATGCGCCGCATGTGGAACCAGATGCGGATGAATCCCACCGACCTCGCCGACGTCTCCGCGGCGACGTATACCTACCTGGTCAACGGCACGGCACCGGCCGGCAACTGGACCGGCCAGTTCACGCCGGGCGAGCGCGTGCGGCTGCGCCTGGTCAATGGCTCGTCGAATTCGATCTTCGACCTGCGCATCCCCGGCCTGCGCATGCAGGTGGTCGCAGCCGACGGGCAGGACGTGGTGCCGGTCGACGTCGACGAGATCCGCCTGTCGGCGGCCGAAACCTACGACGTGATCGTCATGCCCGGCGAAGACCGCGCCTACACCCTGTTCGCGCAGTCGATCGACCGCTCCGGGTACGCCCGTGCGACCCTCGCGCCGCGGGTCGGCATGCAGGCCGACGTGCCGGCGCTGGATCCGCGGCCACGGCTGGCGATGCGCGACATGATGGGCGCGATGGCCGACGACGCAGGCGATGGCGCAGGCATGGCGATGGCGAACCATGCACGCAGCGAATACGGTGCTAGCGTCGACATGCGCGTCGACATGCCGCGGACGAATCTCGACGATCCCGGCGTGGGCCTGCGCGAGCGGACGCATCGCGTGCTGACCTACGCCGACCTGCACACGGTGGGCGGCGCCCTGGATACCCGCGAGCCCTCGCGAACGATCGAACTGCACCTCACCGGCAACATGGAGCGTTTCAGCTGGTCGTTCGATGGGCTGAAGTATTCGCAGGCGAAGCCCGTGCACTTCCGCAAGGGCGAACGCCTGCGCGTCACCCTCGTCAACGACACGATGATGAACCACCCGATCCACCTGCATGGCATGTGGAGCGAAGTGGAAAATGCGGATGGCGAGTTCCAGGTGCGCAAGCACACCGTCAATGTGCAGCCCGCGCAGCAGGTGAGTTACGCGGTGAACGCCGACAATCCCGGCCGCTGGGCGTTCCACTGCCACATGCTCTACCACATGGAAGCGGGCATGTTCCGCGAAGTGGTGGTGTCGTGA
- a CDS encoding histidine phosphatase family protein — translation MLEHLIVCRHGETEWNRERRTQGREDSPLTAAGIDQAAALGRALAARGVEHVVSSTLGRAMHTAEIVAGIVGCTVSVDARLVERAFGHLEGRQFGEIPLDETWTAIVRGIDPDVTAPGSESLREVGARMLAALHDCLSLPYRNVAVISHGHSLRGMLGALKESSDYAAYHHGNCGFAPLQVRDGVFSVEAWNVDPLAVDAADAMPVTNQK, via the coding sequence ATGCTCGAACACCTGATCGTCTGCCGCCATGGCGAAACCGAATGGAACCGCGAACGGCGGACGCAGGGCCGGGAAGACAGCCCGCTGACGGCCGCGGGCATCGATCAGGCCGCGGCACTGGGCCGCGCACTCGCGGCGCGCGGCGTCGAGCACGTCGTCTCGTCGACGCTGGGCCGGGCCATGCACACCGCGGAGATCGTCGCCGGCATCGTCGGTTGCACGGTGTCGGTGGATGCCCGGCTGGTCGAGCGCGCCTTCGGTCATCTGGAAGGGCGCCAATTCGGCGAAATCCCCCTCGATGAGACCTGGACCGCGATCGTTCGCGGCATCGACCCCGACGTCACCGCGCCCGGCTCCGAATCGTTGCGCGAGGTGGGCGCGCGGATGCTGGCGGCCCTGCACGATTGCCTGTCGTTGCCCTATCGCAACGTCGCGGTGATCAGCCACGGCCACAGCCTGCGCGGCATGCTGGGAGCGCTGAAAGAAAGCAGCGACTACGCGGCCTACCATCACGGCAACTGCGGCTTCGCACCCCTGCAGGTGCGCGACGGCGTGTTCTCGGTCGAGGCATGGAACGTCGACCCGCTCGCCGTCGATGCCGCCGACGCCATGCCTGTCACAAATCAGAAATAA
- a CDS encoding DksA/TraR family C4-type zinc finger protein — MATGWAGDTAVQDQIDATVEDAVKRARSRMAKGPSLERCEECEKPIPEARRKAVPGVRLCVACQEAADRDEATHSGYNRRGSKDSQLR, encoded by the coding sequence ATGGCGACCGGATGGGCGGGCGATACCGCCGTACAGGACCAGATCGACGCCACCGTGGAAGACGCGGTGAAGCGGGCACGCAGTCGCATGGCGAAGGGTCCCAGCCTGGAGCGCTGCGAGGAGTGCGAAAAGCCGATTCCCGAAGCGCGGCGCAAGGCCGTCCCCGGCGTGCGCCTGTGCGTGGCCTGCCAGGAAGCCGCCGACCGCGACGAAGCCACCCACAGCGGTTACAACCGTCGCGGCAGCAAGGACAGCCAGTTGCGCTGA
- a CDS encoding NmrA family NAD(P)-binding protein yields the protein MSILVIGATGQVGSAVVERLAAAGADVRAMTRNPASYQGPAGVRAVAGDANDPASLRAALQGVDTLFLLSPVAVEELNQGLTVLTLARDAGIQRFVYLSVLNAEHFTDVPHFTVKYTIERMIEQFDLPATVLRPSYFMQNDTALKDVAAQHGVYPMALGDAGIEMVDIRDIADVATAALLRRARAAGPLPREVIEITGPEAITGTSAAATWANELGRDVVYGGSDLDAAEAAIGQNLPAWQAYDLRLMLARFHRDGMRGKPAARGTLRTLLGREPRTYAAFVKETAAR from the coding sequence ATGAGCATTCTCGTTATCGGTGCCACCGGCCAGGTCGGCTCGGCCGTCGTTGAACGCCTCGCCGCCGCCGGCGCCGATGTCCGCGCGATGACGCGCAACCCGGCGTCGTACCAGGGTCCCGCCGGCGTACGCGCCGTCGCTGGCGACGCCAACGACCCGGCCTCGCTGCGTGCCGCGCTGCAGGGGGTCGACACGCTGTTCCTGCTCAGCCCCGTCGCCGTCGAAGAACTCAACCAGGGCCTGACCGTCCTGACCCTGGCCCGCGACGCCGGTATCCAGCGCTTCGTCTACCTGTCGGTGCTCAACGCCGAGCACTTCACCGACGTGCCGCACTTCACGGTGAAGTACACGATCGAACGGATGATCGAGCAGTTCGACCTGCCCGCCACGGTGCTGCGTCCGTCCTACTTCATGCAGAACGACACGGCGCTGAAGGACGTCGCCGCCCAGCACGGCGTGTATCCGATGGCCCTGGGCGACGCTGGCATCGAGATGGTCGACATCCGCGACATCGCCGACGTGGCCACGGCCGCCCTGCTCCGCCGTGCCCGCGCCGCCGGCCCGCTGCCGCGCGAAGTGATCGAGATCACCGGGCCGGAGGCGATCACCGGTACCTCGGCCGCGGCGACCTGGGCGAACGAGCTGGGCCGCGACGTCGTCTACGGCGGCAGCGACCTGGACGCCGCTGAGGCGGCCATTGGCCAGAACCTGCCCGCCTGGCAGGCCTACGACCTGCGCCTGATGCTGGCCCGGTTCCACCGCGACGGCATGCGCGGCAAGCCAGCCGCACGCGGCACCCTGCGCACGCTGCTCGGCCGCGAGCCGCGGACCTACGCCGCCTTCGTCAAGGAAACCGCGGCGCGCTGA
- a CDS encoding LysR family transcriptional regulator, whose product MDLLALTDFIAVATHGGFGAASRATARPKATLSRRVRELEDTLGVRLVERGARPFRLTEEGALLHGETAGMLGRIDAVAADLAAGAGGPRGRLRISVPVLFAQRGLGRLAARFAAAYPAVEVEIVADDRFVDPLAEGFDLIVRANPKPTTELAGRCFLRDRYVVAAVPALAKPKQGASFPAIVLPAVAEGGTWQLIDGKKRLAVTPTTILRLSSMAMVHDAVLEGTGAGMLPSSLIARDLASGALVSWGAVEGRNIEVWALYAPQRHVAPKVSAFVNLLVEHFRDASPLHFGALGFV is encoded by the coding sequence ATGGACCTGCTGGCCCTGACCGACTTCATCGCCGTCGCCACCCACGGAGGCTTTGGTGCCGCCAGCCGGGCGACGGCGCGCCCCAAGGCGACGCTGTCGCGGCGGGTGCGCGAGCTGGAAGACACGCTGGGCGTTCGCCTGGTCGAGCGCGGGGCCCGCCCGTTCCGCCTCACCGAAGAGGGCGCGCTGCTGCATGGCGAAACCGCGGGCATGCTCGGCCGGATCGATGCGGTGGCCGCGGACCTTGCCGCCGGCGCCGGCGGGCCACGCGGCCGCCTGCGGATCAGCGTGCCCGTGTTGTTCGCCCAGCGTGGCCTTGGCCGGCTCGCCGCGCGTTTCGCCGCGGCGTATCCCGCGGTGGAGGTCGAGATCGTCGCCGACGATCGCTTCGTCGATCCCCTGGCCGAAGGCTTCGACCTGATCGTGCGCGCGAACCCGAAGCCGACCACCGAACTGGCCGGGCGTTGCTTCCTGCGCGACCGCTACGTGGTCGCCGCGGTGCCGGCGTTGGCGAAGCCGAAGCAAGGTGCGAGCTTTCCTGCGATCGTGCTGCCCGCGGTCGCCGAAGGCGGCACGTGGCAACTGATCGATGGGAAGAAGCGCCTCGCGGTGACGCCGACGACGATCCTGCGCCTGTCGTCGATGGCGATGGTGCACGACGCGGTGCTCGAGGGCACCGGCGCAGGCATGCTGCCGTCGTCGCTGATCGCGCGCGACCTCGCCAGCGGTGCGCTGGTCTCGTGGGGCGCGGTGGAAGGACGCAACATCGAAGTGTGGGCGTTGTACGCACCGCAGCGGCATGTGGCGCCGAAGGTGTCGGCGTTCGTGAACCTGTTGGTGGAGCATTTCAGGGATGCGTCGCCGTTGCATTTTGGTGCGTTGGGGTTTGTTTGA
- a CDS encoding VOC family protein encodes MAATFHRITPFLWFDTQAEEAAAFYVSIFPNSKITSVTRYSEEVSAASGRPPGSVMTVAFELDGQPITALNGGPTFTFNQALSLVVHCHDQREIDHYWEELSAGGDPATQACGWLNDRYGLSWQIVPADIERLVQNPGSVAALMHMTRLDIAALEAAAT; translated from the coding sequence ATGGCCGCCACCTTCCACCGCATCACGCCCTTCCTCTGGTTCGATACCCAGGCCGAGGAGGCCGCGGCGTTCTATGTCTCGATCTTCCCGAACTCGAAGATCACTTCGGTGACGCGTTACTCAGAGGAAGTGTCCGCGGCCTCGGGGCGTCCGCCGGGTTCGGTGATGACGGTCGCCTTCGAACTGGATGGCCAGCCGATCACGGCGCTGAACGGCGGCCCGACCTTCACCTTCAACCAGGCGCTCTCGCTGGTCGTGCATTGCCACGACCAGCGAGAGATCGACCATTACTGGGAGGAGCTGTCCGCCGGCGGCGATCCCGCCACCCAGGCCTGTGGCTGGCTCAACGACAGGTACGGCCTGTCGTGGCAGATCGTGCCGGCGGACATCGAACGGCTGGTGCAGAACCCGGGCTCGGTCGCGGCTTTGATGCACATGACCCGGCTCGACATCGCGGCGCTGGAAGCCGCCGCGACCTGA
- a CDS encoding GGDEF domain-containing protein, whose product MPTSHAPAGREPSPIEQALSGASLSAVFQPVIRVTDGEVVAHEGLIRCALPHLALTPTDLLDLARARGRLGEFELVAARRVAEGFVALGLPGRLLVNLSAQAVMHEGVAAEDVIAALSVPGLDLGRVTIELTERDIVENAAKLAHALGYLRARGVRVALDDFGNGHSNFEMWNEIHPEVVKIDRYLINGLASSAERLAIVRALCSVAETLGADLVGEGVEDEADLRMLRELGIPYAQGFLIARPSSTPSADIPAHVAAALRRTVVPVPPRPSGPVAARLLTAGHMLIEAPAVAPRQSNDDIAEVFAAHPRLHAVAVVDDGVPVGIVNRRTFTERMAQPFARELFGRKACTSFMHADPLLCDEEMPLQGMADILRGEDQRYLSDGFIITSAGHYIGLGTGESLVRRVTEIRVEAARYANPLTFLPGNLPVTEHIERLLRAARPFAAAYFDLDNFKPFNDQYGYFRGDEMIRLLASVLTGALRHDADFVGHIGGDDFMVVFQGMDWQGRCEEMRQRFNAMAGNLFDEVDRQRGGIDSEDRHGNRRFFPITTVAVGIACFTDAFPADAEVVASLAASAKRVAKNAGIGTHAVAWQDDDGILASRHIQVSEIKQ is encoded by the coding sequence ATGCCCACCTCCCATGCCCCCGCCGGCCGCGAGCCGTCGCCGATCGAACAGGCGCTCTCCGGCGCCTCGCTCTCGGCCGTGTTCCAGCCGGTCATCCGTGTCACCGACGGCGAGGTGGTGGCGCACGAAGGCCTGATCCGTTGCGCGTTGCCCCATCTCGCGCTCACCCCGACCGACCTGCTCGACCTGGCTCGCGCGCGCGGCCGCCTGGGCGAATTCGAACTGGTGGCGGCACGCCGTGTCGCCGAGGGCTTCGTCGCTTTGGGCCTGCCCGGGCGCCTGCTGGTGAACCTCAGCGCGCAGGCGGTGATGCACGAGGGCGTCGCCGCCGAGGATGTCATCGCCGCCCTGTCGGTGCCCGGCCTCGACCTTGGCCGGGTCACCATCGAGCTGACCGAACGCGACATCGTCGAAAACGCCGCCAAGCTGGCGCACGCCCTGGGCTACCTGCGTGCCCGCGGCGTGCGCGTCGCGCTGGATGACTTCGGCAACGGCCACTCTAACTTCGAGATGTGGAACGAGATCCACCCCGAGGTCGTCAAGATCGATCGTTACCTGATCAACGGCCTCGCCAGCAGCGCGGAACGCCTGGCGATCGTCCGCGCCCTGTGTTCGGTGGCAGAGACGCTCGGTGCCGATCTCGTCGGCGAGGGCGTGGAGGACGAAGCCGACCTGCGCATGCTGCGCGAGCTCGGCATTCCCTACGCTCAGGGCTTCCTCATCGCCCGCCCTTCGAGCACGCCATCGGCCGACATTCCCGCCCACGTCGCGGCCGCCCTGCGACGCACCGTGGTACCGGTGCCGCCGCGACCGAGCGGCCCCGTCGCCGCGCGCCTGTTGACCGCGGGCCACATGTTGATCGAGGCGCCCGCCGTGGCGCCGCGGCAGAGCAACGACGACATCGCCGAGGTGTTCGCCGCGCACCCGCGCCTGCATGCCGTGGCGGTGGTGGACGACGGCGTGCCCGTCGGCATCGTCAACCGGCGCACCTTCACCGAACGCATGGCCCAGCCCTTCGCGCGCGAGCTGTTCGGACGCAAGGCCTGCACCAGCTTCATGCACGCCGATCCGCTGCTGTGCGACGAAGAGATGCCCCTGCAGGGCATGGCCGACATCCTGCGCGGCGAAGACCAGCGCTACCTCAGCGACGGTTTCATCATCACCTCCGCCGGCCATTACATCGGCCTGGGCACGGGCGAATCGCTGGTGCGGCGCGTGACCGAGATCCGCGTGGAGGCCGCGCGCTACGCCAACCCGCTGACCTTCCTGCCGGGCAACCTGCCGGTGACCGAACACATCGAGCGCCTGCTGCGTGCGGCCCGCCCGTTTGCCGCGGCGTATTTCGACCTCGACAACTTCAAGCCCTTCAACGACCAGTACGGATACTTTCGCGGCGACGAGATGATCCGCCTGTTGGCCAGCGTGCTCACCGGCGCCCTGCGCCACGACGCGGACTTCGTCGGCCACATCGGCGGCGACGATTTCATGGTGGTGTTCCAGGGCATGGACTGGCAGGGCCGTTGCGAAGAGATGCGCCAGCGCTTCAACGCCATGGCCGGCAACCTGTTCGACGAGGTCGACCGGCAACGCGGTGGCATCGACAGCGAAGACCGCCACGGCAACCGCCGCTTCTTCCCGATCACGACCGTGGCCGTGGGCATCGCCTGTTTCACCGACGCGTTCCCCGCCGATGCCGAAGTCGTGGCCAGCCTCGCGGCATCGGCCAAGCGGGTGGCCAAGAACGCGGGCATCGGGACGCATGCGGTCGCCTGGCAGGACGACGACGGGATCCTTGCGTCACGACATATTCAAGTGTCTGAAATAAAACAGTAA
- a CDS encoding MCP four helix bundle domain-containing protein: protein MRIPRIVVPTLTLRARLTLRLAGTILLLLALWIVGGVQLRQANGRLQSVVGETLAPVADVGHIQNDYNDLLDALVHATLMRLPSATDDAVTAIGANRSDIDKQWKSLSASGLGVQQQKLVALAAVHRKAADEAIDAVLELLKAEQYDLAQLQLSNDVQSAVGPLKSDFSNLFQLALAGGKEEAEAQQAAVRQGGIFSAILLGVALLLASVMDVAIIRSLHRRLRQASEVAANIARGTLGARIEVGRDDEIGELLTSLAAMDAQLGNVVVQVRDRADHVAHAANHIARGNDALNDRTRTQAEHLEHTSSSIRAMANAAKGGLGHATAAHRAVVEARGMTDEGQRVAMDAVGNMREIQRTSERMNEVLDLVDQVAFQTNLLALNAAVEAARAGEHGRGFAVVAHEVRELARRCGTAARDIRGLIASSDEAVQAGVQSVDRAGAVLAGIGERVNALSGLVADVMAATQGQAQGIEQANGAIVVIDATTRENASLVEQAASASRAMQESAEILRSEVAYFSLEAA from the coding sequence ATGCGCATCCCTCGAATCGTTGTACCGACGCTGACCCTGCGCGCCCGCCTCACCCTCCGCCTTGCCGGCACCATCCTGCTGCTGCTCGCCCTGTGGATCGTGGGCGGCGTGCAGCTACGCCAGGCCAACGGACGGCTACAGTCGGTGGTCGGCGAGACGCTCGCCCCCGTTGCCGACGTCGGGCACATCCAGAACGACTACAACGACCTGCTCGATGCGCTGGTGCACGCCACGCTGATGCGCCTGCCCTCCGCCACCGATGACGCGGTGACCGCGATCGGCGCGAACCGCAGCGACATCGACAAGCAATGGAAGTCGCTGTCCGCCAGTGGCCTCGGCGTGCAACAGCAGAAGCTCGTCGCGCTGGCCGCGGTCCATCGCAAGGCTGCCGACGAGGCCATTGACGCCGTGCTGGAGCTGCTCAAGGCCGAACAGTACGACCTCGCCCAACTGCAGCTGTCCAATGACGTGCAGTCGGCAGTCGGCCCGCTGAAGAGCGACTTCTCCAACCTGTTCCAGCTCGCCCTCGCCGGCGGCAAGGAAGAAGCCGAAGCGCAGCAGGCGGCCGTGCGCCAGGGCGGGATCTTCTCCGCCATCCTGCTCGGCGTCGCCTTGTTGCTGGCGAGCGTGATGGACGTGGCGATCATCCGCTCGCTGCACCGTCGCCTGCGCCAGGCCTCCGAGGTCGCGGCCAACATCGCACGCGGCACGCTGGGCGCACGCATCGAGGTCGGCCGCGACGACGAGATCGGTGAACTGCTCACGTCGCTGGCGGCGATGGACGCGCAGCTGGGCAACGTGGTGGTGCAGGTGCGTGACCGCGCGGACCACGTGGCGCACGCGGCGAATCACATCGCGCGCGGCAACGATGCCCTAAACGACCGCACGCGCACCCAGGCCGAACATCTCGAACACACCTCGTCGTCGATCCGTGCGATGGCGAATGCTGCGAAGGGTGGCCTTGGCCATGCCACCGCGGCGCATCGTGCCGTGGTCGAAGCGCGCGGGATGACCGACGAGGGCCAGCGCGTGGCGATGGACGCCGTCGGCAACATGCGCGAAATCCAGCGCACCAGCGAACGCATGAATGAAGTACTCGACCTGGTTGACCAGGTGGCGTTCCAGACCAACCTGCTGGCGCTGAACGCGGCGGTGGAAGCGGCACGCGCCGGTGAACATGGCCGTGGCTTCGCCGTCGTGGCGCACGAGGTGCGCGAACTCGCTCGCCGCTGCGGTACGGCCGCGCGCGACATCCGCGGCTTGATCGCCTCCAGCGACGAAGCCGTGCAGGCGGGTGTGCAGTCGGTCGATCGCGCGGGCGCCGTGCTTGCCGGCATCGGCGAGCGGGTCAATGCGCTGTCGGGCCTGGTTGCCGACGTCATGGCGGCGACCCAGGGCCAGGCCCAGGGCATCGAGCAGGCGAACGGCGCGATCGTGGTGATCGACGCGACGACGCGCGAGAACGCGTCGCTGGTCGAACAGGCCGCATCGGCAAGCCGGGCCATGCAGGAGAGCGCCGAGATCCTGCGCAGCGAAGTCGCGTACTTCTCGCTCGAAGCCGCCTGA